From a single Apium graveolens cultivar Ventura chromosome 2, ASM990537v1, whole genome shotgun sequence genomic region:
- the LOC141707124 gene encoding serine carboxypeptidase-like 27 has product MGSSVFFVICLSFLYVGSSYSLSDQENDRIIELPGQPTNVGFAQYSGYVTVNQKAGRALFYWLTESPAERNPESRPLVLWLNGGPGCSSVAYGAAEEIGPFHVQADGKNLYLNPYSWNKLANLLFLEAPAGVGFSYSNTSSDLYTAGDGQTAIDTYIFLLGWLERFPQYKHREFYIAGESYAGHYVPQLSKVIYERNKGIENPIINFKGFMVGNAVIDDFHDYIGTFEYWWTHGLISDSTYKVLRAACDFGSSQHPAIDCIRALSIAEREQGNIDPYSIYTRPCNSSSSLRRNLGGHYPWMTRAYDPCTERHSEVYFNIPEVQKAFHANITKIPYPWKTCGDIVGEYWADSPRSMLPIYQELIAAGIRIWVFSGDTDSVVPLTATRYSIDALKLPTVTNWSPWYDNGKVGGWSQVYKGLTLVTVTGAGHEVPLHRPRQAFILFRSFLVNQPMPSSTSSMR; this is encoded by the exons ATGGGTAGTTCAGTGTTTTTTGTGATTTGCTTGTCATTTCTTTATGTGGGGAGTAGTTATTCTTTGTCTGATCAAGAAAATGATAGAATTATTGAATTGCCTGGGCAGCCGACAAATGTCGGTTTTGCTCAGTATTCTGGGTATGTGACTGTGAACCAGAAGGCTGGGAGGGCATTGTTTTACTGGCTTACTGAATCACCTGCAGAGCGTAATCCCGAGTCAAGACCACTTGTGTTGTGGCTTAATGGCGGGCCTGGTTGTTCTTCTGTTGCTTATGGAGCAGCGGAAGAGATTGGACCTTTTCATGTTCAAGCTGATGGAAAGAACCTTTACTTGAATCCTTATTCCTGGAACAAGT TGGCAAATTTGCTTTTCCTTGAAGCACCAGCTGGTGTTGGTTTTTCATATTCAAACACATCATCAGATTTATATACTGCAGGTGATGGACAAACAG CAATTGACACATATATATTTCTGCTGGGCTGGTTGGAAAGGTTTCCTCAATACAAACATAGAGAATTTTACATTGCCGGAGAAAGTTATGCAG GTCATTATGTTCCCCAATTGTCTAAAGTTATTTATGAAAGAAACAAAGGAATAGAAAATCCTATTATCAATTTCAAGGGTTTTATG GTGGGTAACGCTGTTATTGATGATTTCCATGATTACATTGGCACATTTGAGTATTGGTGGACCCACGGTTTAATTTCTGATTCTACCTATAAAGTCCTTCGAGCAGCCTGTGACTTTGGATCATCTCAGCACCCTGCAATTGATTGCATTAGGGCTCTTAGTATTGCAGAGAGGGAGCAAGGAAATATAGATCCATATAGCATATATACACGCCCGTGCAATAGTTCATCATCACTGAGGCGCAACTTAGGAGGTCACTAT CCATGGATGACTAGGGCATATGACCCATGCACTGAGAGACATTCAGAAGTTTATTTTAATATTCCAGAAGTCCAGAAGGCATTTCATGCCAACATAACCAAGATTCCATATCCATGGAAAACTTGCGG TGACATTGTGGGTGAGTACTGGGCAGATTCTCCAAGATCCATGCTTCCTATCTACCAGGAACTGATAGCTGCTGGCATTCGGATATGGGTTTTCAG TGGGGATACCGATTCAGTTGTTCCGTTGACTGCTACCCGATATTCAATTGACGCATTGAAGCTTCCAACTGTGACTAATTGGTCCCCATGGTACGACAATGGAAAG GTGGGTGGGTGGAGCCAAGTATACAAGGGGTTGACTCTTGTAACAGTAACTGGAGCAGGACATGAGGTTCCTCTTCACCGTCCTCGGCAAGCTTTTATACTTTTCAGATCATTCTTGGTGAACCAGCCCATGCCAAGCTCAACGAGCTCAATGCGATAG
- the LOC141707123 gene encoding G-type lectin S-receptor-like serine/threonine-protein kinase At4g27290: protein MKLANIILVCSILLPTLNSSVSVDTIRTHQIFRDGDTIISAGGEFELGFFSPGSSRNRYLGIWYHKISKGTVVWVANRDRPVMDNSGAVQVNDKGITLKTDNSSDGIVWSSNTSTSIKNLAIQLLDTGNLVLRDEDDDINFFWQSFDHPVDNMLPGMKLGIDLVTGMDRYYTSWKSYEDPSVGSFTNRLNSHGFPQFFLLKGSVLWTRSGPWVGNKFSGIPNFSPNGIYTDKFVFSDKEIYYTFDLINKTSAIMRFVLTPSGDSKFLVWNDQQQIWTVYLGLATTDCDRYGFCGAYGTCNIYNTPRCKCLRGFVPRFPGKWNAADWSNGCIRRTNLVCGTGEGFMKYSGVKLPDTRHSWYDMTINLQECRKLCLKNCTCKAYANADVRSGGHGCLLWFTDLIDIIDLAEDGQDIYIRMPSSELLKSWTLRVKRKIMVIAISIAVLLGLILLLIYKKRKLQREESLRLSSESVALTKIENEDLELPLFEFKRIANATSNFSQDNKLGEGGFGPVYKGVLDDGQEIAAKRLSSNSSQGLDEFKNEVSYIAKLQHRNLVTLLGCCTEKGERILVYEYMANRSLDSFIFDLNKSSTMDWPKRNNIINGIARGLLYLHQDSNLRIIHRDLKASNILLDHEMNPKISDFGIARSFGGNETEAKTSRVVGTYGYMSPEYAIDGQFSVKSDVYSFGVLVVEIVSGVKNRLFSHPDHSLNLLGHAWMSYKEEKLLQLIDGVILASSKHFEVFRVIQIGLLCVQHDPMDRPVLSEVVLMLSSNMKLPDPKKPGFFTERYFLEADHLLSNERLSSSNKLTITALLPRR from the exons ATGAAGTTGGCTAACATCATTTTGGTTTGTTCGATTTTATTACCTACTTTAAACAGCTCCGTGTCAGTAGATACCATCCGAACGCATCAGATCTTTCGGGATGGTGACACAATCATATCAGCTGGAGGAGAATTTGAGCTTGGATTTTTCAGCCCAGGCAGTTCAAGAAATCGATATCTTGGCATATGGTACCACAAAATATCAAAGGGGACAGTTGTATGGGTTGCTAATAGAGATCGCCCTGTAATGGATAACTCAGGCGCGGTGCAGGTTAATGACAAGGGAATTACATTGAAAACGGATAATAGTAGTGATGGCATAGTTTGGTCATCAAATACGTCGACATCCATAAAGAATCTTGCTATACAGCTATTAGACACAGGTAATTTAGTTCTAAGGGATGAGGATGATGATATTAACTTTTTTTGGCAGAGCTTTGATCATCCAGTAGACAATATGCTACCTGGCATGAAGTTAGGAATAGACCTGGTAACCGGTATGGACAGGTACTATACATCATGGAAGAGTTATGAAGATCCATCTGTAGGTAGTTTTACCAACCGACTAAATTCTCATGGTTTTCCACAATTTTTTTTGTTGAAAGGTTCAGTGCTTTGGACGAGGTCTGGACCATGGGTTGGTAATAAATTTAGTGGCATTCCCAATTTTAGCCCCAATGGAATCTATACAGACAAGTTTGTTTTCAGTGACAAGGAAATCTATTATACGTTTGATCTCATCAACAAAACTTCTGCTATTATGAGGTTCGTATTGACTCCAAGTGGAGATTCAAAATTTCTTGTGTGGAATGATCAACAACAAATTTGGACGGTTTACCTTGGTCTAGCGACGACTGACTGTGATCGTTATGGATTTTGTGGTGCTTATGGAACATGTAACATATACAACACACCTAGATGTAAATGCTTGAGAGGATTTGTTCCTAGATTCCCAGGGAAGTGGAATGCAGCAGATTGGTCTAATGGATGCATCCGTAGAACTAACCTAGTCTGTGGGACAGGAGAGGGTTTTATGAAATATTCGGGTGTGAAGTTACCAGACACACGCCACTCTTGGTATGACATGACAATTAACCTTCAAGAGTGCAGGAAACTGTGCCTGAAAAATTGTACTTGCAAAGCCTATGCAAATGCAGATGTCAGAAGCGGTGGACATGGATGTCTCTTATGGTTCACCGACCTAATTGATATTATTGACCTCGCAGAAGATGGACAAGATATCTATATAAGGATGCCATCGTCTGAATTAT TAAAAAGCTGGACTTTGAGAGTAAAGAGGAAAATAATGGTCATTGCAATATCAATTGCAGTGTTACTTGGCCTAATACTTCTTCTGATATACAAGAAGAGAAAGCTGCAGAGAGAAG AGAGCTTAAGATTAAGTTCTGAAAGTGTTGCCCTGACCAAAATTGAGAATGAAGATCTGGAGTTGCCTTTATTTGAGTTCAAAAGAATTGCAAATGCCACAAGTAACTTCTCCCAAGACAATAAACTTGGAGAGGGAGGTTTTGGACCTGTATACAAG GGCGTGTTGGATGATGGACAAGAAATAGCTGCTAAAAGGCTTTCAAGTAATTCAAGTCAAGGACTAGATGAGTTCAAAAATGAAGTTTCATATATAGCCAAACTTCAGCACAGAAATCTTGTGACGCTTCTTGGTTGTTGCACAGAAAAAGGAGAAAGGATTTTGGTTTACGAATATATGGCTAACAGAAGTCTAGATTCATTCATTTTTG ATTTAAATAAAAGCAGCACGATGGATTGGCCAAAGCGAAACAACATTATAAATGGGATAGCTAGGGGACTTCTGTATCTTCATCAGGATTCGAACCTTAGAATTATTCATAGAGATCTCAAAGCCAGTaacattcttcttgatcatgaGATGAATCCAAAGATTTCAGATTTTGGCATTGCAAGAAGTTTTGGAGGAAATGAAACTGAAGCAAAAACATCAAGAGTTGTTGGGACATA TGGTTACATGTCCCCCGAGTATGCTATTGACGGACAATTCTCTGTTAAATCTGATGTATATAGCTTTGGCGTATTAGTTGTAGAGATAGTCAGTGGAGTGAAAAACAGATTATTCAGTCATCCTGATCACAGCTTAAACCTTCTAGGGCAT GCGTGGATGAGttacaaagaagaaaaacttttgCAACTTATAGATGGAGTGATCTTGGCGTCCAGCAAACATTTTGAAGTTTTTCGAGTCATCCAGATTGGATTATTGTGCGTTCAACATGATCCAATGGACAGGCCGGTTTTGTCAGAGGTTGTTCTGATGTTGAGCAGTAATATGAAACTACCTGATCCTAAAAAACCTGGTTTTTTCACAGAAAGATACTTTCTTGAAGCAGATCACTTATTGAGCAATGAGAGATTGTCATCATCCAACAAACTGACAATTACTGCTCTCCTACCTCGACGATAG
- the LOC141707126 gene encoding G-type lectin S-receptor-like serine/threonine-protein kinase At4g27290, with protein sequence MAVKSIIYTTMNLPTVILFCYTYSSILVKSMAVDTIKTNQTFRDRDGDTIISAGGEFEFGFFSPGSSTNRYLGIWYKKFSEGTVVWVANRNRPLLDTSGVVQLNDKGIILRTFNSSDGLIWSSYTRRTIRNPVLQLLDTANLVLRDEDSYSNNEKDFIWQSFDYPGDTLLPGMKFGIDLETGIDRYYTSWTSVDDVSLGSFSNRLDPNGYPQFILRKGSVIWSRTGLWNGYKFSGIPNYNQRIIFTYTYVFNEKEIYYRFDLINRTSAIMRFVLTPDGDTKLLVWNGQQQNWNVYLSLQDTDCDRYGLCGAYGKCNIYNAPRCECLRGFVPRFPEKWNAADWSDGCIRRTNLVCGTKEGFLKHSGVKLPDTRQSWYDMTINHHECKQSCLKNCSCTAFAYADAKKGGPGCLLWFGDLIDITDYTEDGQDMFVRMPSSELVKIRSFRVKRKILLILATATVIVVLLVIFLLVYKRRKLQKEESLRFYSESVDRAEIDNVDLELLLFDFKRIANATSNFSDNRKLGEGGFGPVYKGTLNDGQEIAVKRLSKNSNQGLDEFKNEVLCIAKLQHRNLVTLLGWCIEKGEMILIYEYMANKSLDSFIFDENSRITLDWPRRYNIINGIARGLMYLHQDSKLRIIHRDLKASNILLDHEMNPKISDFGMARSFGGNETEANTARVVGTYGYMSPEYAIEGQFSVKSDVFSFGVLLIEIVSGVRNRLFSHSDHNLNLLGHAWTSYKENKLLQLIDGVILNSSNHMEVFRVIQIGLLCVQHDPKDRPVMSQVVSMLSSNMKLPYPKQPGFFTERNLLEADHSSSKPKFSSANQLTITALLPRQ encoded by the exons ATGGCAGTAAAATCCATCATTTACACAACAATGAATTTACCTACCGTCATTTTATTTTGCTACACTTATTCCTCTATCTTAGTAAAATCCATGGCTGTAGACACCATCAAAACTAATCAGACCTTTAGAGACAGAGATGGAGACACCATCATATCAGCTGGTGGAGAATTCGAATTTGGATTTTTCAGCCCTGGCAGTTCGACAAATCGATATCTGGGCATCTGGTACAAGAAATTCTCAGAGGGAACAGTTGTATGGGTTGCTAATAGAAATCGTCCTCTCTTGGATACCTCAGGAGTGGTACAGCTCAACGATAAGGGAATTATATTGCGAACTTTTAATAGCAGTGATGGGCTAATTTGGTCATCGTATACACGTAGAACGATAAGAAATCCTGTCCTACAGCTATTAGATACGGCAAATTTGGTTCTAAGGGATGAAGATTCTTATAGCAACAACGAGAAAGACTTTATTTGGCAGAGCTTTGATTATCCCGGAGACACTTTGCTACCTGGCATGAAATTTGGAATAGACCTGGAAACCGGCATAGACAGGTACTATACATCGTGGACAAGTGTTGATGATGTATCCTTAGGCAGTTTTAGCAACCGGCTTGATCCTAATGGCTACCCACAATTTATTTTAAGAAAAGGTTCAGTGATTTGGTCAAGAACTGGGCTATGGAATGGTTATAAATTCAGTGGCATTCCCAATTATAATCAGAGGATCATTTTTACATATACCTATGTATTCAATGAGAAGGAAATCTATTATAGGTTTGACCTCATCAACAGAACTTCTGCTATTATGAGGTTTGTTTTGACTCCGGATGGAGATACAAAACTTCTTGTGTGGAATGGTCAACAACAAAATTGGAACGTTTACCTTAGTCTACAGGACACTGACTGTGATCGTTATGGCTTGTGTGGTGCTTATGGAAAATGTAACATATACAACGCACCTAGATGTGAATGCTTGAGAGGATTTGTTCCTAGATTCCCAGAGAAGTGGAATGCAGCAGATTGGTCTGATGGATGCATCCGCAGAACTAATTTAGTTTGCGGAACTAAGGAGGGTTTCCTGAAACATTCAGGTGTGAAGTTACCAGACACGCGCCAGTCTTGGTATGACATGACAATAAACCATCATGAATGTAAGCAATCATGCCTGAAAAATTGCTCTTGTACAGCTTTTGCATACGCAGATGCCAAAAAAGGTGGACCGGGATGTCTCTTATGGTTCGGTGATCTCATTGATATTACGGACTACACAGAAGATGGACAAGATATGTTTGTAAGAATGCCATCATCTGAACTAG TAAAAATCAGGAGTTTCAGAGTGAAGAGGAAAATATTGCTCATTCTAGCAACTGCAACAGTAatagttgttctacttgtaatTTTCCTTCTAGTATACAAGAGGAGGAAGCTGCAAAAAGAAG AAAGCTTGAGATTCTATTCGGAAAGTGTTGACCGGGCTGAAATTGACAACGTAGATCTGGAGTTGCTATTGTTTGACTTTAAAAGGATTGCAAATGCCACAAGTAACTTCTCCGACAACAGAAAACTTGGAGAGGGTGGCTTCGGACCTGTATATAAG GGCACGTTGAATGATGGACAAGAAATAGCTGTGAAAAGGCTTTCAAAGAATTCAAATCAAGGACTCGATGAATTTAAAAACGAAGTTTTATGTATCGCCAAACTTCAGCATCGAAATCTTGTGACGCTTCTTGGTTGGTGCATAGAGAAAGGAGAAATGATTTTGATCTACGAATATATGGCTAACAAAAGTCTAGATTCTTTTATCTTCG ATGAAAATTCAAGAATCACACTGGATTGGCCGAGACGATACAACATAATTAATGGCATTGCTAGGGGACTTATGTATCTTCATCAAGATTCAAAGCTAAGAATCATACATAGAGATCTCAAAGCAAGTAACATTCTACTTGATCATGAGATGAATCCGAAGATTTCAGACTTTGGCATGGCAAGAAGTTTTGGAGGAAATGAAACTGAAGCAAATACAGCAAGAGTTGTTGGGACATA TGGTTACATGTCCCCCGAGTATGCTATTGAAGGGCAATTTTCTGTTAAATCTGATGTATTTAGCTTTGGCGTTTTACTAATAGAGATAGTTAGTGGAGTGAGAAACAGATTATTTAGTCACTCGGATCACAACTTAAACCTTCTAGGGCAT GCATGGACGAGTTACAAAGAAAACAAACTTTTGCAACTAATCGATGGAGTAATCTTGAATTCAAGTAATCATATGGAAGTTTTCCGAGTTATCCAAATCGGATTATTGTGCGTTCAACATGACCCAAAGGACAGGCCAGTTATGTCACAAGTGGTTTCAATGTTGAGTAGCAATATGAAACTCCCTTATCCGAAGCAACCTGGGTTTTTCACGGAGAGAAATTTGCTTGAAGCGGACCATTCATCAAGCAAGCCAAAATTCTCCTCAGCAAACCAATTG